In a genomic window of Neisseria flavescens:
- a CDS encoding acyl-CoA dehydrogenase family protein, whose protein sequence is MTREALLNNVAALVKSKLKPLVDDIDRKGLYPKEFMLELGKIGGFAATGTVEEGGNGLGLATQIAVLREIGKECGATSFSAWCQAACAWYLHQSPNQAVKDKYLADILQGKVLAGTGMSNTVKHLAGIEKHNLQAERVEGGYKVNGALPWVSNIGEDHIWANTAQIGDSYVMFITGGQWEGVTLQACPEFCALEGTRTFSLNFKDVFIPDEDVIASPEQFQSYIPTIKAGFILLQIGIGAGVIDGALDIIRIANVVNAEVNAYLDHSYDDLKAALDGAWAETERLADDAWNNKPDTLATLKLREAAAVLALNATQSAALHAGAKGYLMRSPAQRRVREAMFVAIVTPAIKHLRKEIATLEAAQ, encoded by the coding sequence ATGACACGCGAAGCTTTACTGAACAATGTTGCCGCACTTGTTAAAAGCAAGCTGAAACCATTGGTGGACGACATCGACCGCAAAGGCCTGTACCCGAAAGAATTTATGCTGGAATTGGGCAAAATCGGCGGTTTTGCCGCGACCGGTACGGTTGAAGAAGGCGGCAACGGTTTGGGTTTGGCAACGCAAATCGCCGTATTGCGCGAAATCGGTAAAGAATGCGGCGCCACTTCGTTCAGCGCATGGTGTCAGGCGGCTTGCGCGTGGTATCTGCACCAATCGCCCAACCAAGCGGTGAAAGACAAATATTTAGCCGATATTCTGCAGGGTAAAGTTTTGGCCGGTACGGGCATGTCCAATACCGTCAAACACCTCGCCGGCATTGAAAAACACAACCTGCAAGCCGAGCGCGTTGAGGGCGGCTACAAAGTCAACGGCGCGCTGCCTTGGGTATCCAATATCGGCGAAGACCATATTTGGGCGAATACCGCCCAAATCGGCGACAGCTATGTGATGTTTATCACCGGCGGCCAATGGGAAGGCGTAACCCTGCAAGCCTGCCCCGAATTTTGCGCCCTCGAAGGCACGCGCACGTTCAGCCTGAATTTTAAAGACGTGTTTATTCCCGATGAAGATGTGATTGCTTCGCCTGAGCAGTTCCAGTCTTATATCCCGACCATTAAAGCCGGTTTCATCTTGCTGCAAATAGGTATCGGCGCCGGTGTGATTGACGGTGCGCTCGACATTATCCGCATAGCCAATGTAGTGAACGCGGAAGTGAACGCTTACCTCGACCACAGCTACGATGATTTGAAAGCCGCGTTGGACGGCGCATGGGCGGAAACCGAACGCCTTGCCGATGATGCGTGGAACAACAAACCTGACACGCTGGCAACCTTAAAACTGCGTGAAGCGGCTGCCGTATTGGCACTGAACGCCACTCAATCTGCCGCATTGCATGCAGGCGCGAAAGGTTATCTGATGCGCAGTCCGGCGCAACGCCGCGTCCGCGAGGCCATGTTCGTCGCCATCGTAACACCGGCCATCAAACACCTGCGTAAAGAAATCGCCACTTTGGAAGCAGCGCAATAA
- a CDS encoding pertactin-like passenger domain-containing protein, with amino-acid sequence MKQKKTVQCILLGFAAASMHAQGADAANSGTIEKKDNYTLVLAKQGQENNYTYDGETEVKPLNSLIIAANGGTNNITIKGKLADGSADAPPTIDNKSIETKINHSGYLYDLSKARWEKRGGAVMLADQSYEGKNNVTFENVTIAAHKANVGIMSYDGINTSVAKSLAPATLTFKGRNTINIDADSDSSNDGILLFNNGEKVGNYHFVSEEGSTLNINIKSGKERGQGITANHYSSTKPNPDFPSITTMEFKGDVNIKIDRNGQEEAEANGFGFYSSRRLGNKKQIPEGSKMEAIFRGNVDIVATPVYDGQGRPKSIGSAFAIDGKNSKVEVVGGEDKVVKIKGDIFAYNGGSVSVNLANKDSYFEGEAHIGKRSFAKGKDMFALTVDADGNVPPTEKDIDSTRKRLVRKQEKLPKLDEELAKLKEELAKLNENGSSEKEKQKIEKQIKAKEKSKESSIKSIERDEAKIKEYEDFFDENGWIKDSAIDDKTKNTVNLKMSNGARWMVTNDSMLKELDLSEDAQVEFSDSNKFVKVSVSKLKGDGGVFKMYGDIVKGESDKLITRKGSEGTYIIEYEDNAKAKTTGREFLKLVENKGDAENTKASYELRVKCTEQGGWCFALGESGDSKKVNISADGKRDFYLYPATLSTGASSSVLFGEALYQLNAVSDETLVQRMGEIHADETPQEDNKRRRKIRRQQQRLPRGRLRQPLLGLCRRLQPDGVRR; translated from the coding sequence ATGAAACAAAAAAAGACAGTTCAATGCATCTTACTTGGTTTTGCAGCCGCTTCTATGCACGCTCAAGGGGCGGATGCTGCAAACAGTGGAACGATAGAGAAGAAAGACAACTACACCCTCGTCCTCGCAAAACAAGGGCAAGAGAACAACTACACTTACGATGGCGAAACCGAAGTCAAACCCTTAAATTCCCTCATCATTGCCGCCAACGGCGGTACGAACAACATTACGATAAAAGGCAAATTGGCAGACGGCTCTGCCGATGCCCCGCCGACGATTGACAATAAATCGATTGAAACAAAGATAAACCATTCAGGTTATTTGTACGACTTAAGCAAAGCTAGATGGGAGAAGAGAGGCGGCGCGGTGATGTTGGCGGATCAAAGCTATGAGGGCAAAAATAACGTTACTTTTGAAAACGTAACCATAGCCGCCCATAAAGCGAATGTCGGCATTATGTCTTATGACGGAATCAATACTAGTGTAGCCAAAAGCTTGGCGCCGGCGACGCTTACCTTTAAAGGGCGCAACACCATCAATATAGATGCGGATTCCGACTCTAGTAACGACGGTATCCTATTGTTTAATAATGGTGAAAAAGTGGGGAACTATCATTTTGTTTCCGAAGAAGGCTCGACGCTGAATATCAACATCAAATCAGGAAAAGAGAGAGGACAAGGCATTACCGCCAACCACTATAGTAGCACCAAACCCAACCCTGATTTTCCAAGCATCACCACGATGGAGTTCAAGGGCGATGTAAACATTAAAATCGATAGGAACGGACAGGAAGAGGCGGAAGCAAACGGTTTTGGCTTCTATTCAAGCCGCAGACTAGGCAATAAGAAGCAGATTCCGGAAGGCTCCAAAATGGAAGCGATTTTCCGTGGGAATGTCGATATCGTTGCAACGCCGGTTTATGACGGGCAAGGCAGACCCAAAAGCATAGGCAGCGCGTTTGCGATTGACGGGAAAAACAGCAAAGTCGAGGTTGTCGGCGGGGAAGACAAGGTTGTCAAAATCAAAGGCGATATTTTCGCCTACAACGGCGGCAGCGTGAGCGTGAACCTCGCCAACAAAGATTCTTATTTTGAAGGGGAAGCACATATCGGGAAAAGGAGCTTTGCCAAAGGGAAAGATATGTTTGCCTTAACCGTGGATGCGGACGGGAATGTACCGCCCACGGAAAAAGATATCGACAGTACAAGGAAACGTCTAGTTCGCAAACAGGAAAAATTGCCTAAGCTGGATGAAGAATTGGCTAAACTCAAGGAAGAATTGGCTAAACTCAATGAAAATGGCTCGTCAGAAAAAGAAAAACAAAAAATAGAAAAACAAATAAAAGCAAAAGAGAAATCAAAAGAAAGCAGCATAAAAAGCATTGAGAGAGACGAAGCAAAAATCAAAGAATATGAAGATTTCTTCGATGAAAACGGTTGGATTAAAGACAGCGCAATCGACGACAAAACAAAAAACACCGTCAACCTCAAAATGAGCAACGGCGCGCGCTGGATGGTTACCAATGATTCGATGCTGAAAGAGTTGGATTTGTCGGAAGACGCGCAGGTCGAATTTAGCGACAGCAATAAATTCGTCAAAGTGTCTGTGAGCAAGCTCAAGGGCGACGGCGGCGTGTTCAAAATGTATGGCGACATCGTCAAAGGCGAATCGGACAAGCTGATTACCCGAAAAGGCAGCGAAGGGACGTACATTATCGAATATGAAGACAATGCCAAGGCAAAAACGACGGGCAGGGAGTTTTTAAAGCTGGTCGAAAACAAAGGCGATGCCGAAAACACAAAAGCGTCATACGAACTGCGCGTCAAATGTACGGAACAGGGAGGGTGGTGTTTTGCCTTGGGCGAGTCGGGTGATTCCAAAAAGGTCAATATTTCCGCAGACGGCAAGCGGGACTTCTACCTCTACCCGGCCACCCTGTCGACGGGCGCATCGAGCAGCGTCCTTTTCGGCGAGGCGTTATATCAGTTGAACGCGGTTTCCGATGAAACGCTGGTGCAGCGTATGGGCGAAATCCACGCCGACGAAACGCCGCAGGAAGACAACAAGCGTCGGCGGAAAATTCGTCGGCAGCAGCAGCGATTACCGCGTGGGCGGTTACGGCAACCGCTATTGGGGCTTTGCCGGCGGCTTCAACCGGACGGGGTTCGGCGATAA
- the ruvX gene encoding Holliday junction resolvase RuvX has protein sequence MPDAPKGTVLAFDFGEARIGVAQGDAELGMTHPLATVTGNSNDEKFEAIAKLVKEWQPKYFVVGLPTHTDGTEHELTRLSRKFGRRLHGRFNLPVYWVDERMSSLYAESLLAEAQVFGRKQKSVLDQVAAQAILQGFFEGGAAEYFNGREE, from the coding sequence ATGCCTGATGCACCAAAAGGCACGGTTTTAGCCTTTGATTTCGGCGAGGCGCGTATCGGCGTGGCGCAGGGCGATGCCGAGTTGGGCATGACCCATCCGCTGGCGACGGTAACCGGCAACAGCAATGATGAAAAATTTGAGGCCATTGCCAAGCTGGTCAAAGAATGGCAACCCAAGTATTTTGTAGTCGGCCTGCCGACGCATACCGACGGCACGGAGCATGAGCTGACCCGTTTGAGCCGCAAGTTTGGCCGCCGTTTGCACGGACGTTTTAACTTGCCGGTTTATTGGGTGGATGAAAGGATGTCTTCCCTATACGCGGAAAGCCTGCTTGCAGAAGCCCAAGTGTTTGGCCGAAAACAAAAATCCGTACTTGACCAAGTAGCGGCGCAGGCGATTTTGCAAGGGTTTTTTGAAGGTGGCGCGGCAGAGTATTTCAATGGCCGCGAAGAATAG
- a CDS encoding rubredoxin: MAQYMCGPCGWIYDEDLGDPEHGLPAGTKFEDIPDDWKCPECGVGKEDFYLLDFVI, from the coding sequence ATGGCTCAATATATGTGCGGCCCTTGCGGCTGGATTTACGACGAAGACCTCGGCGATCCAGAGCACGGCTTGCCAGCCGGAACCAAGTTTGAGGATATTCCCGACGACTGGAAATGCCCTGAGTGCGGCGTAGGCAAAGAAGATTTTTATCTGTTGGATTTCGTGATATAA
- a CDS encoding YqgE/AlgH family protein, whose product MNLANHFLIAMPHMDDPFFTDTVIYVCEHDEEGALGIVINKPSPITMDMIFAAADRNIPLRLQHENVMMGGPVQIERGYVVHTPIGRWQNSMVVTDNVALTSSRDVIENLSKEGAVDKALISIGYSKWGKGQLERELAENVWLTVPADEHILFDVPYELRYAAAFEKLGVNPNALVSGVGHA is encoded by the coding sequence ATGAATTTAGCCAACCATTTCCTGATTGCCATGCCTCATATGGACGATCCGTTTTTTACGGATACGGTCATTTATGTATGCGAACACGATGAAGAAGGTGCGCTGGGCATCGTCATCAACAAGCCTTCGCCGATTACCATGGACATGATTTTCGCCGCCGCAGATCGCAATATCCCGCTGCGCCTGCAACATGAAAACGTGATGATGGGCGGGCCGGTTCAGATTGAGCGCGGCTATGTCGTGCATACGCCGATCGGCCGCTGGCAAAACAGCATGGTGGTAACCGATAACGTCGCGCTGACTTCTTCGCGTGATGTGATTGAAAACTTGTCTAAAGAAGGTGCGGTTGACAAGGCTCTGATCAGCATTGGTTATTCAAAATGGGGTAAAGGGCAGTTGGAACGCGAGCTGGCAGAAAATGTTTGGCTGACCGTTCCTGCGGACGAGCATATTCTTTTTGATGTGCCTTACGAACTCCGTTATGCCGCCGCTTTTGAAAAATTGGGCGTCAATCCGAATGCCTTGGTTTCAGGAGTCGGCCATGCCTGA
- a CDS encoding autotransporter outer membrane beta-barrel domain-containing protein: MGGYGNRYWGFAGGFNRTGFGDKWIHYKGLMLRHLQSSYTPEDYAGSGKIYGRSAGVYSTWLNRESRAYYDLVANIARYKGSYGLTNYAGKRVESDEARLNAYMLSAETGRRMEKQDGGKTYWWQPEGQLSYWFTRGYGFSLSNGLSAETDNFRSLMGRFGFRAGVDGLDGGRLNIYGKLMYKREFIGTIRHRFNGSAVEEFKHRGGWLEYGLGVVRRNAENGRQFYFEAQRSSMHTMRQNWQVNMGVRSMF, encoded by the coding sequence GTGGGCGGTTACGGCAACCGCTATTGGGGCTTTGCCGGCGGCTTCAACCGGACGGGGTTCGGCGATAAATGGATTCATTACAAAGGGCTGATGCTCCGCCACCTCCAATCGTCCTACACCCCCGAAGACTACGCCGGCAGCGGCAAAATCTACGGCAGGTCGGCAGGCGTTTATTCCACCTGGCTCAACCGGGAAAGCAGGGCTTATTATGATTTGGTCGCCAACATCGCCCGATATAAGGGCAGCTACGGGCTGACCAATTACGCAGGCAAACGGGTCGAATCGGACGAGGCGCGCCTGAATGCCTATATGCTTTCCGCCGAAACCGGCAGGCGGATGGAAAAACAGGACGGCGGCAAAACCTATTGGTGGCAGCCGGAAGGGCAGTTGTCTTACTGGTTTACGCGCGGCTACGGCTTTTCGCTGTCAAACGGCTTGTCTGCCGAGACGGACAATTTCCGCAGCCTGATGGGGCGGTTCGGCTTTCGGGCGGGCGTGGACGGTTTGGACGGCGGCAGGCTGAACATCTACGGCAAGCTGATGTACAAACGCGAGTTTATCGGCACGATCCGCCACAGGTTCAACGGCTCTGCCGTGGAGGAATTCAAACACCGGGGCGGCTGGTTGGAATACGGCTTGGGCGTGGTGCGCCGCAATGCCGAAAACGGACGGCAGTTTTATTTTGAGGCGCAAAGGTCTTCGATGCACACGATGCGCCAGAATTGGCAGGTCAATATGGGCGTGCGCAGTATGTTCTGA
- a CDS encoding S41 family peptidase — translation MSTKSTLKKVAIYTLGAFSGVALSLSVQSFAAEKDKKDNEALPVQTIRTMAEVYGQIKANYYRDKPDAELFEGAMKGMVSDLDPHSEYMDKKGYAEMKESTSGEFGGLGMEIGQEDGFVKVVAPIEDTPAERAGVKSGDFIVKIDNTSTRGLTVSEAVKKMRGKPGTKITLTLSRKNADKPIVVNLTRAIIKVKSVRHHLLEKDYGYIRVSQFQERTVAALNEAAQALVKENKGLLKGIILDLRDDPGGLLNGAVGVSAAFLQPDVTVVSTKGRNKKEGMVLKATAEDYITTSGKDPLAGLPAELKTIPMTVLINAGSASASEIVAGALQDHKRAVVVGTQSFGKGSVQTLIPLSGGSAVKLTTALYYTPNDRSIQAQGIVPDVEVKDKDRAFESREADLAGHIGNPLGGEDVNSSNEISTPDSNEAAKADENAKSKKGKDKEKDEDISSRRIPNPAKDDQLRKALDLVKNPAEWQKSLGLAAKKPAPKKDKKDGKDESK, via the coding sequence ATGTCAACAAAATCCACTTTAAAAAAAGTTGCAATCTACACTCTCGGCGCATTTAGCGGCGTCGCCCTTAGTCTGAGTGTACAAAGTTTTGCCGCCGAAAAAGACAAAAAAGACAACGAGGCCCTGCCCGTGCAAACCATCCGCACCATGGCAGAAGTGTACGGCCAAATCAAAGCCAATTATTACCGAGACAAACCCGATGCCGAGCTCTTTGAAGGCGCAATGAAAGGCATGGTGTCCGATCTCGATCCGCATTCCGAGTATATGGACAAAAAAGGCTATGCCGAAATGAAAGAATCCACCAGCGGCGAATTCGGCGGCTTGGGCATGGAAATCGGACAAGAAGACGGCTTCGTCAAAGTCGTTGCCCCGATTGAAGACACACCTGCAGAACGCGCCGGCGTGAAAAGCGGCGACTTCATCGTCAAAATCGACAATACCTCTACCCGCGGCCTGACCGTCAGCGAAGCCGTCAAAAAAATGCGCGGCAAACCGGGTACCAAAATCACCCTGACGCTTTCACGCAAAAATGCCGACAAACCTATCGTCGTCAACCTGACCCGCGCCATCATCAAAGTCAAAAGCGTGCGCCATCACCTGCTTGAAAAAGACTACGGCTACATCCGCGTCTCCCAATTCCAAGAGCGCACCGTTGCCGCGCTTAACGAAGCCGCACAAGCCCTTGTCAAAGAAAACAAAGGCCTGCTCAAAGGCATCATCCTCGACTTGCGCGACGACCCGGGCGGCCTGCTCAACGGTGCAGTCGGCGTATCCGCAGCCTTCCTGCAACCTGACGTAACCGTTGTCAGCACCAAAGGCCGCAACAAAAAAGAAGGCATGGTTCTCAAAGCAACTGCCGAAGACTACATCACCACCAGTGGCAAAGACCCGTTGGCCGGATTGCCTGCCGAGCTGAAAACCATTCCGATGACCGTCCTGATTAACGCAGGCTCGGCCTCCGCTTCCGAAATCGTTGCCGGTGCATTGCAAGACCACAAACGCGCCGTCGTCGTCGGCACACAAAGTTTCGGCAAAGGCTCAGTGCAAACCCTGATTCCGCTTTCCGGCGGCAGCGCAGTCAAACTGACCACCGCGCTGTATTACACGCCGAACGACCGTTCGATTCAAGCGCAAGGCATTGTTCCCGATGTCGAAGTCAAAGACAAAGACCGCGCTTTTGAAAGCCGCGAAGCCGACCTCGCCGGACACATCGGCAACCCGCTCGGCGGCGAAGACGTCAACAGCAGCAACGAAATCAGCACGCCTGATTCAAACGAAGCAGCCAAAGCCGATGAAAACGCCAAGTCCAAAAAAGGCAAGGACAAAGAAAAAGACGAAGACATCTCCAGCCGTCGCATTCCTAATCCTGCCAAAGACGACCAACTCCGCAAAGCCTTGGATTTAGTGAAAAATCCAGCCGAATGGCAAAAATCTTTGGGTTTGGCAGCGAAAAAACCGGCCCCGAAAAAAGACAAGAAAGACGGTAAAGACGAAAGCAAATAA
- a CDS encoding murein hydrolase activator EnvC family protein yields the protein MRYKPLILALLLSFSLPTYAAKDAPKEKAAAVKKAASVKKEKEATKADVKKETSKKQAVKEKEEDKKAVKAKASKEKETADKNERASAKNKTAKTAEATADNKKSSRKAEEPKETAKDKKAAAAKSGKTKEQDKKPVEDKKNSKAKEPVKKADPKETKAKKPAKKAAEDKKDGKKDTKAKEQNKKAEPKAASSADNDFKAAVTAAANDMETKKSFAKRNEGFIIHVNTTLKQLQQTRNNLSGINRKQRDAWEKFQKLNADANQLKAEVSNTRAQISRFVSGNYKNSQPNAVALFLKNADAGQKTRFLRYTRYINNANDQVMRDLEKQQKELAAQEQKINNELAYLKKLQANIQASLRQQGVTNTAEQAESRRQNAQMAKEAQKKINHRENEQRLNNLLKDLEKRKADQRKAEAEARKKAAEARLAAAEKARKEQAAAQQKAEAERAAMSTLTDEDMKLQAPNTQDLTVSNANSFSRMQGRLKKPVNGTLAGLFGQDRGDGEVWKGVFYNTVPAPVSSIASGTVTFAGELEGYGKVVVLNHGDGYVSIYSGLNEIDIAQNYAVNAGSKIGTSGTLPSGETGLYLEVRYNGQVMNPLSWIN from the coding sequence ATGCGTTACAAACCCCTCATTCTCGCCCTGTTGCTCAGTTTTTCCCTGCCAACCTATGCTGCCAAAGACGCGCCGAAAGAAAAAGCGGCCGCCGTCAAAAAAGCTGCGTCCGTGAAAAAAGAAAAAGAAGCCACTAAGGCAGATGTAAAAAAAGAAACCTCAAAAAAACAAGCGGTAAAAGAAAAAGAGGAAGACAAAAAAGCGGTTAAAGCCAAAGCCTCCAAAGAGAAGGAAACCGCCGACAAAAACGAACGCGCTTCAGCCAAAAACAAAACGGCTAAAACCGCCGAAGCAACTGCCGACAATAAAAAATCCAGCCGCAAAGCCGAAGAGCCTAAAGAAACGGCAAAAGACAAAAAAGCCGCAGCCGCAAAATCCGGCAAAACCAAAGAACAAGACAAGAAACCTGTTGAAGATAAAAAAAACAGCAAAGCCAAAGAACCCGTAAAAAAAGCAGACCCTAAGGAAACCAAAGCTAAAAAGCCTGCTAAAAAAGCGGCCGAGGATAAAAAAGACGGCAAAAAAGACACAAAAGCCAAAGAGCAAAACAAAAAAGCCGAGCCTAAAGCCGCTTCTTCAGCCGACAACGATTTCAAAGCAGCCGTAACTGCCGCCGCCAACGATATGGAAACCAAAAAATCCTTTGCCAAACGCAACGAGGGTTTCATTATCCATGTCAATACCACGCTCAAACAGCTGCAACAAACACGCAACAACCTCTCCGGCATCAACCGCAAACAACGCGACGCATGGGAAAAATTCCAAAAGCTCAATGCCGATGCCAACCAGTTGAAAGCCGAAGTTTCCAACACGCGCGCCCAAATTTCGCGCTTCGTGTCCGGCAACTATAAAAACAGCCAGCCCAACGCGGTCGCCCTCTTCCTGAAAAACGCCGATGCCGGTCAAAAAACCCGCTTCCTGCGTTACACGCGTTATATCAACAACGCCAACGACCAAGTCATGAGAGACTTGGAAAAACAACAGAAAGAGCTGGCGGCGCAAGAGCAAAAAATCAACAATGAATTGGCTTACCTGAAAAAACTGCAAGCCAATATCCAAGCTTCGTTGCGTCAACAAGGCGTAACCAATACCGCCGAACAAGCCGAAAGCCGCCGTCAAAACGCGCAAATGGCCAAAGAAGCGCAAAAGAAAATCAACCACAGAGAAAACGAGCAACGCCTCAACAATCTATTGAAAGATTTGGAAAAACGCAAAGCCGATCAACGCAAAGCCGAAGCTGAAGCACGTAAAAAAGCCGCCGAAGCCCGTCTAGCCGCCGCTGAAAAAGCCCGCAAAGAGCAGGCTGCCGCCCAACAAAAAGCCGAAGCCGAACGCGCCGCCATGTCTACGCTGACTGACGAAGACATGAAACTGCAAGCCCCGAATACCCAAGACTTGACCGTCAGCAACGCCAACAGCTTCAGCCGTATGCAAGGCCGTCTGAAAAAACCGGTCAACGGCACACTGGCGGGCCTGTTCGGTCAAGACCGCGGCGATGGCGAAGTTTGGAAAGGCGTGTTCTACAATACCGTTCCTGCTCCGGTCAGCAGCATTGCCTCAGGCACGGTTACTTTTGCCGGCGAGCTTGAAGGCTACGGCAAAGTGGTCGTCCTCAACCACGGCGACGGCTATGTCAGCATTTACTCCGGCCTGAACGAAATCGACATCGCCCAAAACTACGCCGTCAATGCCGGCAGCAAGATTGGCACCAGCGGCACTTTACCGTCGGGCGAAACCGGCCTTTACCTTGAAGTCCGCTATAACGGACAAGTCATGAATCCTCTTTCATGGATTAACTGA
- a CDS encoding CreA family protein, whose amino-acid sequence MKKYLLVVLGAMVLAACGNDTDKIGRASTVFHMLGKNDRIEVEGFDDPDVQGVACYISYAKKGGLKETVNLEEDASDASVSCVQSAEVIRYNESAVLKPRQVFKRSASMAFKSQQIIRYYDPKRKSFAYLVYSDKIVQGSPKNSLSAVSCFAHAKTDTPVPAGGAVYGACVVDAPVADGQK is encoded by the coding sequence ATGAAAAAATATTTATTAGTAGTGCTGGGCGCCATGGTTTTGGCGGCTTGCGGTAACGATACCGATAAAATCGGACGCGCCAGTACGGTGTTTCATATGCTGGGTAAAAATGACCGTATTGAAGTGGAAGGTTTTGACGATCCTGATGTGCAAGGGGTTGCCTGTTATATTTCGTACGCGAAAAAAGGCGGTTTGAAAGAAACGGTCAATTTGGAAGAAGATGCCAGCGACGCATCGGTTTCATGTGTACAAAGTGCGGAAGTCATCCGTTATAACGAGTCTGCGGTTTTGAAACCGCGACAAGTGTTCAAACGTAGCGCCAGCATGGCATTTAAGAGCCAGCAGATTATCCGTTATTACGATCCGAAACGTAAGTCTTTCGCTTATTTGGTCTACAGCGATAAAATCGTTCAAGGCTCGCCGAAAAACTCTTTGAGCGCGGTATCGTGTTTTGCCCATGCGAAAACCGATACGCCGGTACCGGCAGGCGGCGCGGTTTATGGTGCATGCGTGGTGGACGCGCCGGTTGCCGACGGACAAAAATAA
- a CDS encoding carboxymuconolactone decarboxylase family protein, whose protein sequence is MSRLTIHTVETAPEAAKPRIEAVLKNNGFIPNLIGVLANAPEALAFYQEVGKLNAANSLTDGEVEVVQIIAARTNECGFCVAGHTKLATLKKLLSEQSIKAARALAAGEFDDAKLGALATFTQAIMAKKGAVSDDELKAFFDAGYNQQQAVEVVMGVALATLCNYVNNLAKTEINPELQAFA, encoded by the coding sequence ATGTCCCGCTTGACCATACACACAGTTGAAACCGCTCCTGAAGCTGCTAAACCACGCATTGAAGCCGTATTGAAAAACAACGGCTTTATTCCTAACCTGATCGGCGTTTTGGCCAATGCGCCTGAAGCTTTGGCGTTTTACCAAGAAGTTGGCAAGCTGAATGCGGCCAACAGCCTGACTGACGGCGAAGTTGAAGTTGTCCAAATCATTGCCGCCCGTACCAACGAATGCGGGTTCTGTGTTGCCGGCCACACCAAACTGGCTACCTTGAAAAAACTGCTGTCCGAGCAATCCATCAAAGCCGCACGTGCATTGGCTGCAGGCGAGTTTGACGATGCCAAACTGGGTGCTTTGGCAACATTCACCCAAGCCATTATGGCGAAAAAAGGCGCGGTATCCGACGACGAGCTGAAAGCTTTCTTCGATGCAGGCTACAACCAACAGCAAGCCGTTGAAGTCGTTATGGGTGTTGCTTTGGCAACCTTGTGCAACTACGTCAACAACCTTGCCAAAACTGAAATCAACCCTGAATTGCAGGCATTTGCCTAA